The genomic segment CGGCATCGGTCCCCCGCGTGGGGGACAGCAATGTGATAAAACGGCTTTTTTTTATTTCCGCCGTCAGCGTGACCACCGCCGCCGGTGCGAACCAAGACGCCGTCATGCCAATTTTAGCGCGCGCGTCATGTTTTCGATGTGGTTGTCGCGAATGACGATATTATCCTCAATGCGGATACCGCCATAAAGCTTGAAGCTTTCGATGCACGACCAGTTGAAATGCCGGCTGAAGGGGCTGGATCGCCAAGGCTCCAGCAGCGTTTCGATAAAATAAAGACCGGGTTCGATCGTCAACACCATGCGCGGTTGCAGCACGCGCGTACAGCGCAGGTGGGGATAGCGTGACGGCGGCGCCAGGGACGTACCGCGATCATCTTGCATGAAGCCGGCAACATCGTGTACCTGTAATCCCAGCGGATGCCCCAGTCCATGCGGCAGGAACGGCACGGTAACGCCCTCCGCCACCATGGCCTCCTCGCTAAGGTCGCTGATAATCTCGAACTGCCGCAGCAATTTGGCGATTCTGCCGTGCATTTGCACATGGTAGTCGATGTAGTTAATACCGGTTTCAATGGTGGCGATAAGCGCCTGCTGCTCATTATTCATCGCCGTGATTAGCGCGGCGAAATCGCTGTCTTTTTGCGCCGCATAGGTGCGGGTCAGGTCGGCGGCGTAACCGTTATATTCCGTGCCGGCATCGATCAAGGAGCTGTGAAGGTGGTCCGGCGTGCACTGATCCAGGCGGGTATAATGCAATACCGCGGCATGTTCATTCAGGGCGATAATATTATCATAAGGCACATCGGTATCGCGGTGACCGCAGGCGCTAAGGTAGGCGATATTAATATCAAATTCGCACATGCCGGACAAAAAGGCTTCTTTCGCCACTCGATGGCCGTTTACCGCTGATTTTTGCGCCTCGCGCATGCAGGCGAGTTCATAGTCGGTTTTTTATAGGCGCGGTGAAAATGCAAATAATCCAGCACCGGCTGCGGGTTGATGTATTCACTCTCAATCCCCAGGCGGGAGTCGCGCTGCGGCGCCGATCCCAGGTAGGCGACCCTCGCGCGCGGCGGCAACAGCGTAGTCATCTCGTCCGGATCGGCGAACGGCACGATATCCACATACGGCGTCCAAAAGCTATCCGGCAACGGCTCCACGAGATACCAGTAGTCTACCGGCAGGTAATACCAGAGTTTCGGCTTGTTTACCCCGTCCCAGTGCGGTACGCGAGTGACCGGCAGCCAGGCTTTGAAATGGGGATTGACTTTAAACGGGTAGTCATGGTCATCAAGAAAGCGGCCTATCGGCTCGCCAGCATGGATCAGCAATCCATCCAGCTGCTGGCGCTTCAATATCTCCCGGGTGCGCTGTTGGAGTGTGGCGAGATGATCCTGATATAACGAAGAAAGCGATTCCATGTTCAGACCCTATGCGGAACGTAATTGGCCCATATTACCATAGCGCTCCGCCTGGCACAGCGGCCGACCCGTCGAGTGCCGCCTCCCCGCAGGGCCGTAGCCGGCGAATGAAACGGCGCTGATGCGGATGAACCGGCTTAAATAAAGGCGAAAGCGTCACCAAAAATGCGATCGACCACGGCGCTGCGCTCGGCGCAAAAACGTTCACGAGCGATTTTTGCCATTTCAAAGCGCCCCGCGATATAGATATCGTAGGGTTCCAGGGAGCCATAGTCCTGCATCACCGCCATCAGGACGGTACCGGAACGGCCCTGCCATTGTTCATCCGGCTGTTCGACCACGGGTACTACGGACAATTGCGGATGCTGCAGGATAAGCGCCTCCAGCTCGCCTAAATCATAGAGATGGTCCCGTTCACGACCGCCCCAGTATATCGCCACTTTACGCTCGGGCTGGCGCGCCAGCACCGTCAATAAAATCGAGCGCGCGTAGGAGAAACCGGTACCACCGGCGATCAGCACGATGGGCCTGTCGGTATCATCACGCAACCAGGCTTCGCCCTGCGGGACTTCGACGGTAATTTCCCTCTCTTTCAGAATACGATCCATTACGGCCATCGCATACAAATTGAGTTCGGAAGCGCCGATATGCAGCTCGATAAACGACGTTTCCATGGGCGTTGACGCCAGGGAAAAGGGGCGTTTATCGCGTTCATCCATCACCACTATCAGGTACTGCCCGGCGCGGAAGTGGAAAGCCGCTTCCGGTGCCAGCCGTACGCGGTAAACGGTATCAGTGATGGTATCCACGGAAGAGACCTTACAGGTCAATGTTGTCATGCAGTCCCTCTGTCGGGTCATTAAGCAATTCGCCACGGGCGCCGCGTAAATTACGACGCGTGACCATTTTTTAGGATAGCCAGCTGGTCCCAGATAGCGTCAACGCGCGCGCGCACCGTCCGATCCATTTCAATTGGGGTACCCCATTCGCGCTGTGTTTCTCCCGGCCATTTGTTTGTCGCGTCCATGCCCATTTTCGAGCCCAGCCCGGAAACCGGCGAAGCGAAATCGAGATAATCTATCGGTGTATTTTCCATCAAGACCGTATCGCGCGCCGGATCCATACGGGTCGTCATCGCCCATATCACGTCTTTCCAATTACGTGCATTGATATCATCATCGCATACGATAACAAATTTCGTATACATGAATTGACGCAGGAATGACCAGACCCCCATCATTACCCGTTTGGCGTGGCCGGCATATTGCTTTTTGATGGTCACTACCGCCAGGCGGTAGGAGCACCCTTCCGGCGGCAGATAGAAATCCACGATTTCTGGAAACTGCTTTTGCAATATGGGAACGAAGACTTCATTAAGCGCTTCCCCCAATACCGCCGGTTCATCGGGCGGGCGGCTGGTATAGGTTGAGTGGTATAGCGCGTCGCGCCGCTGGGTAATATGGGTTATCGTGAAGACCGGGAAACTGTCTGTTTCATTATAATAGCCGGTGTGGTCGCCATACGGCCCTTCGGTCGCCGTTTCTCCCGCTTCAAGGTAACCTTCCAAAACGATCTCCGCGCTGGCCGGTACCTCCAAATCGCAGGAAACACACTTGACCACTTCGGTTTTGTAACCCCTCAGCAGGCCGGCGAATGCGTATTCGGAGAGCGCATCAGGCACCGGCGTCACCGCGGCCAAAATTGTCGCCGGATCGGCGCCGAGAGCGACCGCGACGGGAAAACGTTTACCGGGGTTTTGCTGCGTCCATTCCTGGAAGTCGAGCGCGCCGCCGCGGTGAGAGAGCCAGCGCATAATGACCTTATTCCTGCCCAGCACCTGCTGACGATAAATACCGAGGTTTTGCCGTTCTTTGTGCGGTCCGCGCGTAACCGTAAGCCCCCAGGTGATAAGCGGCGCGGCGTCGCCAGGCCAGCAGTGCATCACCGGAATACGGCCGAGATCCACATCCTCACCCTGCCAGATCTGCTCTTGGCAAGGCGCGGCGCTGAGCCGTTTGGTCGGCATGTGCAGTACTTGGCGGAATTGGGGAACTTTGTCCAGCAGGTTGCGAAAGCCCTTGGGCGGCTCTGGCTCTTTCAAAAATGCCAGAAATTTACCCACATCGCGCAGTGCGCTAACGCTCTCCTGTCCCATACCGAGCGCCACCCGTTCCGGGGTGCCGAACAGATTGCACAGTACCGGCATGGTATACCCTTTAGGGTTTTCAAACAGCAGCGCCGGACCGCCGGCACGCAGCGTACGGTCGGCGATTTCCGTCATTTCCAGATAGGGATCGATGGGCAAGCTGATTCGTTTTAATTCCCCCCGCTGCTCCAGCAGAGCGAGGAAGTCGCGCAAGTCACGGTATTTCATAGCATCATCAGGAACGGTATTTAGCCTGCATTATAAGATCTGTTTATCAGCCTTGCTGGTCTTTTGTCAAAGATCGGTAAAAATAAGCCCCCCCGTGCCCCACGGCGGCGGCGTCCGGTGCTATATATCTGTTATGGCTTTTGTTATGCTAAGTCTTCGATGAGATAGGTAAATTGTTACTATGGAAGCTTGGTATTTATTATATTGTAAGCGTGGACAATTGCTGTGTGCTAAAGAACATCTTGAACGGCAGGCGGTCGCCTGTTTGACGCCGATGGTAACGCTGGAGAAAATTATCCGGGGCAAGCGCACAGAAACCTACGAGCCGCTGTTTCCAAACTATTTGTTTATCGAATTCGATCCGAAAACCATTCATACCACCACCATCAGCGCTACTCGCGGCGTCAGCCACTTTGTCCGCTTTGGCAGTCTGCCGGTAATCATCCCCGCCGAAGTCATTAAAGAACTGCGCGACCATAGTTTTGACAACGTGACCGATCCTGAAACGCCTTCAACCGGCGGCAAAGTGTTGATCACCGCCGGGGTATTTGAAGGATTACAGGCCATTTATACCGAACCTGACGGCGAAGCGCGCTCCATGCTGCTGCTGAATTTGTTAAATAAACAGGTGTATCAAAGCCTGGATAATCGCCAGTTTCATAAGATCCAATAGCCGGTCCCGGCGAGGATGATGACCCCACATCGCTGAAGGCGTGAGCCGACAAACCTGGAAATCGCCATACCCTAACAGCAACCCTCCTTGCCCTGACGGTATTGCCCATGTCACGGCGTTATTCAGGCTTATCCTCTTCGGGATCGTCTTCTTCCTCAGCGCCTTTGCGCCCTTTACCGACGTAGAACCGGGCGAAGAACACGCCGATTTCAAACAGCAGGTACATGGGTATCGCCAATAACGTTTGGGAAAAGACATCCGGCGGCGTCAGCAGCATACCAATCACAAAGGCGCCGACGAGCACATAGGGCCGCTTCTTGCGCAGGTCCTCCGGCGTCACCACGCCACTCCAGCATAATAGTACGATAGCTACCGGCACTTCAAACGACACCCCGAACGCCATAAACAGCGCCATAACGAAGTCGAGATAGTTGTTAATATCGGTTGCGATAAGCACGCCGCGCGGGGCGGTATGGGCAAAAAAGCTGAAGGCCAGCGGGAATACGACGAAGTAGGCGAAAGCCATACCGGCATAAAATAGCAGAGTGCTGGAGAATAGCAGCGGCATCATCAGCCGGCGTTCATGTTTATACAGCGCGGGGGCCACGAAGGCCCATACCTGGTAAAGCAACAGCGGCGCGGAGACAAATACCGAGACGATGATGGTCAGTTTGATTGGCGTAAAGAACGGCGACGCGACATCGGTCGCTATCATGCTGGCGCCCGCCGGCAACTGCTTGATAAGCGGAGCGGATATCAGCTGATATATATCGTTGGCGAAATAAATCAGCGCCAGAAAGACCACCAGTACGCTGAGGATGCAATAAAGTAGCCGCTTGCGTAGTTCGATTAAGTGACTGATCAGGGGTTGGGTATCATCAACGGCCATGGATTAGCGATCATTATTCAGTGGAAAAGTGGACGATGCCGGCCGCGGGGCGGAGGCCGCGCTGCCGGGCTCCCCTTGGGCTGGCGCTTTCGCGGCGGGCGTCGCGGCCTGGGCGGCCGGATCCGCTACGGAATCGGCCGGCGTCATCGGTGGCGCGTCGGCCTGGCGATCGCCCTCTGCCGGGGTCACACCGTCATGCAACGCCTCGGGATCGGTCACCAGCGGATTGTGAATCATATGCGGCTCAGCCGGATCCAGTGCGGCACTATTGATGCCCTTAAATTCCTTCTTCATGGACTCCGCCGCTTCACGCAGCTCTTCCATCGAGGCTTTCAGCTCCGGCGACAGGTTGTTTTTACTGGCCTCTTCAACTTTTTTCAGGCTGTCCTGCAACTCTTGCAGCTTAAGCTCCTGCGTTAATTCGTTCTGCACCGTCGACGCCATGGATCGTATTGCCCTGATCCAACCTGCCACCGTCCTGACCGCAACCGGCAAACGTTCTGGACCCAGCACCACCAGTCCGATAACGAATACCAGCATCAGCTCACCAAATCCAATATCGAACACGGCTTATACCTGCTCTTTATCTTTATTTTTGGCTTCATCCGGCCGTGCCAGGTCGGCTTTCGGCGCGATGGGCGGCGGGGTAAAGTCGGCATCCTGGGAAGGCTTATCCGACGATTTCGTCGCCGCGTTGTCCTCTTCGCTCATGGATTTTTTAAATCCTTTAATCGAAGCGCCTAAATCCGATCCCAGGCCGCGCAGCTTTTTAGTACCGAATAACAGCACCACGATAGCCGCAATGATCAATAATTGTGTAATGCTGATTCCGCCCATAAATTTACCTCTGTAAAGGGGGTAAAACCCGGTTATAGTTCCACCGACGGCTACGCGGTCCGTCTCCAGCCGATAATCCAACTGACGATACCGGCGGCCATAAGCCAAGCCGGCAGAGAGCTCTCGTCAGCGCTTTGCGTCATTAAAAACGTGCCGCTGAGCAGCAACGTCGCGCCAATGCCGAACAAAAAACGGGATTGGCTTTGTCGCACATGATGAACCCGCATTTCCACCGACAGGCGATCGACACTTTTCTGCAACAGGCGATGTTGCTTGAAACCGTCATAGACGAGTTCGGGCAATTCGGGCAATTTCTCCGCCCAATAGGGCGCCTTCTCCTTCAGCGCGCGCAGAATAGCCGGCAGACCAACCTGATCCTTGATCCACTCTTCCAGAAAGGGCTTGGCCGTTTTCCACAAATCCAACTGGGGATAAAGCTGTCGCCCAACGCCTTCAATATACAGTAGCGTTTTTTGCAGCAAAACCAGCTGCGGTTGCACTTCCATATTAAAGCGACGCGCGGTGTTAAACAGATTCAGCAGCACGTAACCAAATGAAATCTCCGCCAGCGGCTTTTCAAAAATAGGCTCGCAGACGGTACGAATAGCAAACTCGAAATCTTCGACATTGGTATCCGGCGGCACCCAGCCGGAATCCACGTGCAGCTCCGCCACCTTGCGATAATCGCGGTTGAAAAAGGCGATAAAATTTTCCGCCAAATAGCGCTTATCTTCTTTGTTCAGCGACCCGACGATGCCACAGTCGATACCGATATATTGGGGATTCTCAGGGTGTTCAAAACTGACGAAAATGTTGCCCGGATGCATATCGCCATGGAAAAAACTATCACGAAAAACCTGGGTAAAAAAGACCTGTACCCCGCGCTCCGCCAGCAGCTTCATGTTGGTGCCCTGCTTCTCCAGCGCGGCCACATCGTTGACCGGCACGCCATAGATGCGCTCCATCACCATCATGGTTTCGCTGCAATAATCCGGATAGACCTCCGGAATATAGAGCATCGGGCTACCCTCGAAATTTCGTCGCAGCTGGATGGCATTGGCCGCCTCGCGCAGCAGATTGAGCTCATTGAGCAAGGTTTTTTCATACTCCAGCACGACCTCCACCGGCCGCAACCGCCGACCGTTCGGTAGCAAATGCGGCACCCAGCTGGCCAGACGGTACATCAGCCGCATATCGGCCTTAATCATCGGTAAAATATCCGGGCGGATCACCTTGATAACCACCTCTTTGCCGTTTTTCAGCCGGGCGGTATGCACTTGCGCGATGGAGGCGGAAGCCAGCGGCTCCTGCTGAAAATCGTCGAACCAGTTTTCCAGCGACTGCCCCATCGAGCGTTCGATATGCGTGCGCGCGAGGGCTCCGTCAAAAGGCTGCACCCTATCTTGCAGCATCGCCAATTGATCGGCGATGGCCGGCGGGAACAGATCGCGGCGGGTCGAGAGCATTTGGCCGAACTTAATCCATACCGGTCCCAGCTCTTGCAACGCCAGGCGCAAACGTTCGCCCAGCATGCGCTGCCCATGGTTGTTCGGCATCCAAAACAGCAAATTGCGTCCCAGCCGCAGCGGCAGCGTCAACCGCGTTCTCGGGATAAGCTCATCCAGTCCGTAGCTGAGCATAACGCGAATAATCAGATAGAGGCGGCGGATCTCCCCGAATATCATCTGCTGGCCTCCAGTTTATCCAAGCGGGCCGTCAGATTTTCACCGGCCCGGGTGACATCATCCACTTCGTCGCAAAACCACGCCAGTTCCAGAGCCGAAGGCACCAGGCGCCATTCGTCGGTCATCGCCTGCGTCACCCGCCCCTGGCCGGTGCGCAAAAGCCGCCGCGCCTCGGTCAGCCGGCGCGCGACCGCTTGGGTGACGCCTTCAGCGGCAATATCGCCGACCCAGGGCGCCAGCAGCTCCGCCGCGTCGAATTCAGCCATATCCAGCAGCGCGGCGAACTGCTGTATGCACTGCGGATCGTCTTCCACATCGAGAAAGCCCTGCTTGATGAGCTGCGTCAGCCGCTGGCGTTCCAGCAGCGCCGGCAGCGTGGCGAGACGGGTGCGCACCGTGCAATCCGCGACGTCATCCCACGCGTTCAGCACATCCACCTGGCGCTCGCCGAATACCAGAATAACCGGCGTCTCCCATTCGGCCAATTCAAACCGCAAAACTTTACCTTTCAGACGCTCACGGGCGGCGGACATGGCGCGATCTTGATAAAGCAAGCGTTTAAGCACGGCTTCCAGCGTTGCGCTTATCAGCGGCATCAGCAACATGTCATATCCCGATCAGAATTTATAACCGCGGTGCAGGGCCACGATGCCATCGGTCATATTGAAATATTCGGCGCTGTCGAACCCGGCGTCCAGCATCATCGACTTCAGCGTTTCTTGATCCGGATGCATGCGGATGGATTCCGCCAGATAGCGATAGCTGCCGGCATCGCGGGCCACCATTTCACCAATGCGCGGCAGAACGTGGAAAGAATAGAGATCATACGCTTTGTTCAGCGGCTTGAAGCGCGGGGTGGAAAACTCGAGGATCAGCAGTCGCCCGCCGGGTTTCAGCACCCGGTACATCGACTTCAGCGCCTGCTCTTTTTCGGTCACGTTGCGCAGGCCGAACGAAATGGTGATGCAGTCGAAGGTATCGTCCGGGAATGGCAGGGCTTCTGCGTTGGCCTGGACATAGCTGACGTTGCCCAGAATCCCGCGGTTGCGCAGCTTCTCACGCCCCACCTTAAGCATGGAGTCGTTGATATCCGCCAGCATCACTTCCCCTTCTTCACCCACCAGCCGCGAAAACTTGGCGGTCAGATCGCCGGTGCCGCCCGCCAGATCCAGCACCTTTTGCCCGCGGCGCACGCCGCTGCACTGGATAGCGAAACGTTTCCAAATGCGGTGAATGCCGAAGGACATCAGATCATTCATGAGATCGTATTTTGCCGCGACGGAGTGAAAGACATCCGCCACCATCAACGCTTTCTGATCCTTCGCCACGGTGCGGAAACCAAAATGGGTTGTTTCACGCTTGTCTTCATCTGCCATGTTCGTCGTCCTGCTCAATCAGTTTTCAGAGAAGTGTAACAGATGCGTGGTGAAAGCCCCACCGCGGCGCGTCACTCCCGCAGCGGACACTCCTCGCGCGCCTGCCGTGACGGGGCAGCCCCGTCTTGTGCCCCGTCCTCCGGCGGCTCGCGGTTTTCGTCCCGCGCTGGCGCGTCGGCGGCCGGCGAACCGGTTACCGATGCTGGTGCCGGTCCCGCCGCATCCTCGCCGGGGCGAACGGCAAAAGGAACATGGGCGCCTGGCGCGGAGGCGATGGGCCGCTTGATTTCCACGCCCAGGGCGCGGAACCCTTCCGCCTGGCCGATAATATTACCACGCCCGTCGGACAATTTATTCTTCGCCAGCCGATAGCTGGCTTGCGCTTTATCAAGGCTTTGGCCGATAGCGTTGATATCGTCGACAAACAGCCGCAATTTATCGTAGAGGCGCGCCGCGCGATCGGCAATATGCTGGGCGTTGCGGCTTTGATGCTCGTAGCGCCAAAGATTATTTATCGTGCGTAGCGCAACCAGCAGCGTGGTGGGGCTGACCAGCATAATATTGTGCGCCAACGCTTCGCTAATCAGCTCCGGCTGTCGGCCGACCGCCACCATAAAGGCCGGCTCGATCGGGACAAACATCAAGACGTAATCCAGCGAGCGCAACCCTTTAAGTTGCTGATAATCTTTACGGCCCAGCAATTTCATATGGGCGCGCAGTGAATTGACATGCTCGGTTAGCGCCAGTTGGCGTTCAGCCTCATTCTCGCTGTTGAAATAACGTTCATAAGCCACCAGCGACATTTTCGCGTCGATGACCACATCTTTCCCCTGCGGCAGACGCACCACCACATCAGGCTGCAGCCGCCGGCCATCTCCTTGCTGAATGCTGATCTGGGTTTCAAATTCATGGCCTTCGCGCAGACCTGATGCTTCAAGTACCCTGCTGAGCACTACTTCGCCCCAATTGCCCTGCGCCTTGTTATCGCCCTTGAGCGCGCGGGTCAGGTTGACGGCCTCTTGCGCCATCTGCACATTGAGCTGCTGCAAATTCCGGATTTCATGAGCCAGCGTGTGACGTTCGCGCGCCTCTTGGCCGAAGCTGTCTTGCACCTGGCGACGAAAGCCGTCCAGTTGCTCGCGTAGCGGCATCAGCAACCGATCAAGACTTTGGCGGTTTTGCTCATCCACCTTACGTCCGCTGTGTTCAAAGATGCGGTTGGCCAGATTTTCAAACTGCGCCGACAACCGCTGCTCGCTATTGATTAACAGACGCTGCTTTTCTTCCGCCGCCAGCCGGGTTTCCTCCAAACGAATGGCCACCTCACGCAGCTCCGCTTCCTGGCTGCTGTTGATTTCCCGCTGCGCCCGCAGCTCTTGATTAAGCTGCTCGCACTCCTGGCGGAAATGCGCGAGGGAAGTCAAACGCTCCTCGGCGGCGGCCAGCCGGCCGTACTGTTCGCGCTGCTCCCGTTCGCCGTCGCGCAGCGCGAGCTCGGCCTGGCGTCGGGCATGTTGTTCGTCGGCCAGCGCCTGGCGCGCTGCCTGCACCCCCTGTTCGAGGCTTATCCGTTCCGCTTCCTGCGCCAAATGCCGTTGATGCTTCCGGACGCCGGCGATGAGCCAGCCTAGCAATGCGCCAATCAGTGCACCGCCTATACCGTAAAACAGGCCGTAATCCATATTGCCTCCGCCTAACCCCTGCTGACAGTCACGTTAAGGGGGAACTGTATAGATGTCCAGATCCTTTTATTGACCGACGAAATGCGCCAGCCAGCGCAAGCCGAATGCGCCGGACGCCAGCAGGCCGAACGCCCATAGCGCCGCGGACAGCAGATTGGCGAGCTGAAACCCTAGCCGCGGCATACCGCACAGCCCTGCAACGAGCGGCACGACCGCCCGCAGCGGGCCGAAAAAGCGGCCGAGAAAGACGCCGGCTATTCCCCAGCGCATGAAAAATGCGTGGCCGCGCTCTAGCATGGCGGGATGGCGGGTGAACGGCCACAGGTGATAGACCCGCAGCTGGTAGTGGTCGCCTAGCCAATAAGAGAGCCATTCGCCGAAGAAACCGCCGGCGGCGGCAATAAAGACCGACCAAAAAGGGATGCCGACCTCGCCTATTAACGCGCCCAGCCCGAGCAAGATTATCGTCGCCGGCAGCAATAATGACAAAAACGCCAACGATTCGCCGAAGGCCAGCAAAAAAACTATCGGTATGGCCCACACCTGATGCTGGCGTACAAAATCGACAATATGGGAAATCCAGTCTTCCACTAATGCATAATTCCTGACGCATGCCGCGAGCGGAACACCGGAGCGTGGCGCTTCACCTGCGGTCAAGGGGACGAAAACGGTACGAAAGCGCTACCGCCTGGACGCGGTGACCGCCGCCCGCTGGCAAACAACGCCAAGCGTTACGGCTGGGCCGCCACCCTGGCGCAGCGAGCGCCACCCGCGGCTCTATTCGCGTCGTCAGGCGGTCAACAGCAGACGGGCGGCCTCCACGACGATAGTCACGGCATCGCTTTCCGTTTGTTGCAACACCGCCACATCGGGGGTTTCTTGCTGCAGCCGGTTGACGATAACCCCCGCCACCATACCCGCGCGCAGTCCCTGCGTCGCGCACATCGTTAATAAGGTAGCGGATTCCATCTCGTAATTCATCACCCCCATGCCCTGCCACTCCTGCATCGACCCTTTGAACTGCCTCACTACCCGACCAGAGTAAGTGTCGTAGCGCTCTTGCCCGGGATAAAAGGTATCAGAGGAAGCCGTCACGCCCACATGCAGCCGGGCGTCGCTCTTTTTCGCCGCCTGCACCAGCGCGGTGGTGCAGGCAAAATCCGCCACCGCTGGAAATGCCAGCGGCGCGAAGTGCTGGCTGGCGCCGTCCAGACGCACGGCGGCGGTGGTCACCAGCACATCGCCGACATTGATGGCGTTCTGAATAGCGCCGGTGGTGCCCACCCGCAAAAAGGTACGGATGCCGAGTTGGGACAGCTCCTCCACCGCGATAGAGGTAGAGGGACCGCCGATACCGGTGGAGCACACGACCACTGCCTCGCCCGCCAGCTCCGCGCGCCAGGTGGTAAATTCGCGATGGGTCGCCAGATGTACCGGGTTCGCCATCAGCCGGGCGATTTTTTCCACCCGCTGGGGGTCGCCCGGAACGATGGCAAGGGTTGCGCCTGCAAGATCAGAAAATGTCAGGCCAAGATGGAAAACGTCGGACTGCTCCACGGCATATACCTCTACAAAGAATGGATTATCTCGCCGATAATATCATTAATGGCCCGGATTTACCGTGATAAAACCCCATTTTTAACGTCTTCACAACGCCTAGGGCCAGGTCCGCGTGCCGCAAATGGCAACGGCGCGGCGAGCACGGTCCAGAATCACATCGCGGCGACATTGACGGAACCGGCTTCGGCGGCCTAAGTTGACAGGTGTAGCTGTCCCACTGGTGATAATGACAAAAGGTTAATGCCAATGAGCCCTAACGAAACCCTTACCCCTTCCGCGCCGGCTAGCGGTTTTGCCCGCGCCGCGGGCGCGCCGTCCGTCACCGCGATCGTGACCGACGGTGAAAACGTGCTTTCCGGCCCTACCACCGTTCCCAGCCAGGGTGATGCCATGCCCGCGTGGATGGCCCGGCCCGCCGGCCAGCATGACGCTTTGCCGGTGGTCATCGTGGTGCAGGAAATTTTTGGCGTCCATGAGCACATCCAGGATCTTTGCCGCCGTCTGGCCAAAGTCGGCTATCTGGCTATCGCCCCCGAGCTTTATTTCCGCCAGGGGGATCCGGCGCACTATGATGACGTGGGTACGCTGTTGACGGAATTGGTTAGCAAGGTCCCCGACAGCCAGGTGCTATCGGATTTGGACCATACCGCGTACTTTGCGGCAACCCAGGGCGGCGATCTGCGCCGTCTGGCAATAACCGGTTTTTGCTGGGGCGGCCGTATCAGCTGGCTGTATGCAGCGCATAACCCGCAGTTGAGAGCCGCCGCCTGGTATGGCAAATTGACTGGCGATAAAACGTTGACCATGCCCAAGCACCCGGTGGATGTGGCCACCCAGCTCACTGCGCCGGTGCTCGGTTTATATGGCGCACAGGACAAGAGTATTCCGCTGGAAACCATTGAAACGATGCGCCAGGCGCTGCGCGCCGCTAATGCGGACGCGGAGATTGTAGTGTATCCCGAGGCCGGCCATGCGTTTAACGCCGACTATCGTCCAAGCTATCATGCGCCATCGGCGCAGGATGGCTGGCAACGCATGCTCGCCTGGTTTGCCCGCTTCGGGGTAAAGTGAAGTCAAGCGCGGGGCGGGAAGAGTCGCGACGTCCACGACGAACAGCAGCGCAAGGCATGGTACCGCGCGCAGCGCATGCGCGCTCTGGCCAACAAAAAAGGGGCGCAAGCGCCCCGGGAGAATGCGGCGCCACCTTAACCGGATTGCTGATGGCTGCCGCGCTGGTACAAACGCCGGTACGTTCTGCCCCGACGGGGATTTCCCTGGTGTGGAGCAACCTTTCCCGACTGTGGCTTATTATTCCATTAAACTGCTGATGGA from the Candidatus Sodalis pierantonius str. SOPE genome contains:
- the ubiB gene encoding ubiquinone biosynthesis regulatory protein kinase UbiB is translated as MIFGEIRRLYLIIRVMLSYGLDELIPRTRLTLPLRLGRNLLFWMPNNHGQRMLGERLRLALQELGPVWIKFGQMLSTRRDLFPPAIADQLAMLQDRVQPFDGALARTHIERSMGQSLENWFDDFQQEPLASASIAQVHTARLKNGKEVVIKVIRPDILPMIKADMRLMYRLASWVPHLLPNGRRLRPVEVVLEYEKTLLNELNLLREAANAIQLRRNFEGSPMLYIPEVYPDYCSETMMVMERIYGVPVNDVAALEKQGTNMKLLAERGVQVFFTQVFRDSFFHGDMHPGNIFVSFEHPENPQYIGIDCGIVGSLNKEDKRYLAENFIAFFNRDYRKVAELHVDSGWVPPDTNVEDFEFAIRTVCEPIFEKPLAEISFGYVLLNLFNTARRFNMEVQPQLVLLQKTLLYIEGVGRQLYPQLDLWKTAKPFLEEWIKDQVGLPAILRALKEKAPYWAEKLPELPELVYDGFKQHRLLQKSVDRLSVEMRVHHVRQSQSRFLFGIGATLLLSGTFLMTQSADESSLPAWLMAAGIVSWIIGWRRTA
- the ubiJ gene encoding ubiquinone biosynthesis protein UbiJ, translated to MLLMPLISATLEAVLKRLLYQDRAMSAARERLKGKVLRFELAEWETPVILVFGERQVDVLNAWDDVADCTVRTRLATLPALLERQRLTQLIKQGFLDVEDDPQCIQQFAALLDMAEFDAAELLAPWVGDIAAEGVTQAVARRLTEARRLLRTGQGRVTQAMTDEWRLVPSALELAWFCDEVDDVTRAGENLTARLDKLEASR
- the ubiE gene encoding bifunctional demethylmenaquinone methyltransferase/2-methoxy-6-polyprenyl-1,4-benzoquinol methylase UbiE, yielding MADEDKRETTHFGFRTVAKDQKALMVADVFHSVAAKYDLMNDLMSFGIHRIWKRFAIQCSGVRRGQKVLDLAGGTGDLTAKFSRLVGEEGEVMLADINDSMLKVGREKLRNRGILGNVSYVQANAEALPFPDDTFDCITISFGLRNVTEKEQALKSMYRVLKPGGRLLILEFSTPRFKPLNKAYDLYSFHVLPRIGEMVARDAGSYRYLAESIRMHPDQETLKSMMLDAGFDSAEYFNMTDGIVALHRGYKF
- the rmuC gene encoding DNA recombination protein RmuC, with the protein product MDYGLFYGIGGALIGALLGWLIAGVRKHQRHLAQEAERISLEQGVQAARQALADEQHARRQAELALRDGEREQREQYGRLAAAEERLTSLAHFRQECEQLNQELRAQREINSSQEAELREVAIRLEETRLAAEEKQRLLINSEQRLSAQFENLANRIFEHSGRKVDEQNRQSLDRLLMPLREQLDGFRRQVQDSFGQEARERHTLAHEIRNLQQLNVQMAQEAVNLTRALKGDNKAQGNWGEVVLSRVLEASGLREGHEFETQISIQQGDGRRLQPDVVVRLPQGKDVVIDAKMSLVAYERYFNSENEAERQLALTEHVNSLRAHMKLLGRKDYQQLKGLRSLDYVLMFVPIEPAFMVAVGRQPELISEALAHNIMLVSPTTLLVALRTINNLWRYEHQSRNAQHIADRAARLYDKLRLFVDDINAIGQSLDKAQASYRLAKNKLSDGRGNIIGQAEGFRALGVEIKRPIASAPGAHVPFAVRPGEDAAGPAPASVTGSPAADAPARDENREPPEDGAQDGAAPSRQAREECPLRE
- a CDS encoding DedA family protein; this encodes MEDWISHIVDFVRQHQVWAIPIVFLLAFGESLAFLSLLLPATIILLGLGALIGEVGIPFWSVFIAAAGGFFGEWLSYWLGDHYQLRVYHLWPFTRHPAMLERGHAFFMRWGIAGVFLGRFFGPLRAVVPLVAGLCGMPRLGFQLANLLSAALWAFGLLASGAFGLRWLAHFVGQ